In Myxocyprinus asiaticus isolate MX2 ecotype Aquarium Trade chromosome 32, UBuf_Myxa_2, whole genome shotgun sequence, one genomic interval encodes:
- the LOC127422949 gene encoding protein unc-13 homolog D-like isoform X1 yields MSLFQVKVRNSCKGSDGLAKNMVPVQDGASKQRESLLIPPKEAHTESPESNRIRPRQASPARRIGMTRRWNDKKDFKDIQNPEESEKKHKETELKPLYRELLYTITHRLGKTHTKEKYSAKELQDYIREAFSMTEAEHESLSEKVQSSLIPVYCLMVTVKQAKGILGKDVSGFSDPYCLLSMLHEDKEPHSAGSSHKPQKAVVRNSAKGQVFQTSIKKQTLNPIWDETFKLEFDDISSVNFHIEMWDKDEEVSLVQKLDEFRTHIQGLKRMIKDARKEKGQDDFLGYVVLKLKDLHCTEDNWFTLEPRTETYPDRGQCHLQLKFIHKERDETLSSGRSHYVNYCGILQQFVQAHISKQQDSNPWKGELCGEGTALLEYYATQNDISPFLQDLAKWVAYSKLYQNLEVDSTVLFQQLTSIEYHWDHQELPQQQKQELGDSLHGFLQYGLCLVSKYRDIYSPTPKTTPRLHTLLRVLVQICKTRAFQKLNPANFDLHVEVIDAVATGTVEWFNIKKGLHQPMTKDLLETVSALSRLIGEVQEDIRFSKDVWNKVFVSAVQLDVFTVVYHKLDSLLADELKATFSQLENQMDQPLANSLFPVYLALQAIHKDKAFLQKRGKLLQLTSFHEDFRDALPYWLNKAFSTTMERVEKAVQVDQLQPLQTGTVPIKHSSSAVDIAACLHPIAQLWEQLSWPDPEEAFMLMVKLTEDVCKIASTYCQMLKARVKELSVDSDHGSAINMLCVVVNDLEHLHTVLTRLPQQLNWEGLRERTRHGIGEAQFQNTLPSQLQHTQSALNREIRTAVDTLGKKLKRDIEIHVSNMASRHRLPSRSTEEAVVPLMKYLETELQYMNENLVQENFNSLLTPLWMNSVKILQQMSTQEDSNLIYFQRLLYTLQCLEQCFHAEGNGLPLETLHTDEYKTLRAHLTQNSLSCNQLIEKFFERKVWEQKVFNGEKYGAVTLITSYKRLDQKLHVEVLNAVNLTPLDSNGSSDPFVQLSLKPKHVFPAIEPRSTKIKHCDLHPLFEESFEFLITLEQCQSPGACLLVTVLDHDTLSSDDFEGEAFLSLKAVPGVGGGGNNPTPAQIRLPLMHPKPNSDNFLKLLEARKGERDAQVFVKLRRQREKQSQEA; encoded by the exons ATGAGTCTCTTTCAAGTGAAGGTCAGAAACAGCTGTAAAGGGAGTGACGGGCTTGCTAAAAACATGGTACCAGTCCAAGATGGGGCATCCAAACAAAGGGAAAGCCTACTTATTCCCCCTAAAGAG GCCCATACGGAAAGTCCAGAGTCCAATAGGATCCGACCGAGGCAG GCCTCCCCTGCACGGAGAATTGGTATGACCAGAAGATGGAACGATAAAAAG GATTTCAAGGACATACAGAACCCAGAAGAGAGTGAGAAGAAACATAAAGAGACAGAG CTCAAGCCACTGTACAGGGAACTTCTGTACACAATCACTCATCGATtaggaaaaacacacacaaaagagaaATACAGTGCCAAAGAGTTGCAAGACTACATCAGAGAG GCATTTTCCATGACAGAGGCAGAGCATGAAAGCTTGAGTGAAAAAGTCCAAAGCTCATTG ATTCCAGTCTACTGCCTGATGGTTACAGTGAAGCAAGCCAAAGGTATTCTTGGGAAAGATGTCAGTG GATTCAGTGATCCATATTGCCTGCTGTCGATGCTACATGAAGACAAGGAGCCTCATAGTGCCGGCTCTTCACACAAACCCCAGAAAGCAGTAGTGCGGAACTCGGCTAAAGGGCAGGTGTTCCAGACAAGCATAAAGAAACAGACCCTCAACCCCATCTGGGATGAGACCTTCAAACT GGAGTTTGACGACATCTCAAGTGTCAATTTCCACATCGAGATGTG GGACAAAGATGAGGAGGTGTCACTAGTGCAAAAACTTGATGAGTTTCGCACACACATCCAAGGACTTAAAAG GATGATAAAGGATGCAAGAAAGGAGAAAGGCCAAGATGATTTTTTGGGTTATGTTGTTCTGAAATTAAAG GACTTGCATTGCACAGAGGACAACTGGTTTACCCTGGAGCCCCGAACAGAGACATATCCAGACAGAGGACAGTGTCATCTTCAGCTTAAATTCATTCATAAAGAG CGAGATGAAACCCTGAGTTCTGGAAGGAGTCATTATGTGAACTACTGTGGCATCCTGCAACAGTTTGTTCAAGCCCATATCTCTAAGCAACAG GACAGTAACCCATGGAAAGGAGAGCTGTGTGGGGAGGGGACGGCCCTGCTTGAGTACTACGCCACTCAGAATGACATTTCACCTTTTCTTCAAGACTTGGC GAAGTGGGTCGCATACAGTAAACTGTACCAAAACCTAGAGGTGGACTCAACGGTGCTTTTTCAGCAGCTAACCAGTATAGAGTATCACTGGGACCATCAGGAACTTCCCCAACAACAA AAACAGGAGTTAGGTGATTCTCTGCATGGGTTTCTGCAGTATGGGCTCTGCTTGGTGTCCAAATACAGAGACATCTATTCTCCAACCCCCAAAACAACACCACGGCTACATACACTGCTGAG gGTTCTTGTCCAGATTTGTAAAACTCGAGCATTTCAGAAACTAAATCCTGCTAATTTTGACTTACATGTTGAGGTCATCGATGCTGTTGCT ACTGGCACAGTAGAGTGGTTTAACATCAAAAAAGGTTTACATCAGCCCATGACTAAG GATCTGCTGGAAACTGTCAGCGCTCTCTCTCGGTTGATTGGAGAAGTGCAAGAAGACATCCGGTTCAGTAAAGATGTCTGGAACAAGGTGTTTGTCAG tgctgTGCAGTTGGATGTTTTCACTGTAGTTTACCATAAGCTTGACTCCCTG TTGGCTGATGAGTTAAAAGCTACATTCTCTCAGTTGGAAAATCAAATGGATCAGCCGCTGGCGAACAGCCTGTTTCCTGTGTATCTTGCCTTGCAAGCAATACACAAAGACAAAGCCTTCTTACAAAAAAG GGGGAAGTTGCTGCAGCTCACAAGTTTCCATGAGGACTTCAGAGATGCTCTTCCATACTGGTTAAACAAAGCCTTTAGCACCACAATGGAGAGGGTGGAAAAGGCCGTACAAGTGGATCAG TTGCAGCCACTGCAAACCGGAACAGTTCCCATCAAGCACAGCTCTTCTGCAGTGGACATTGCAGCATGTTTACATCCTATTGCACAGCTCTGGGAACAGTTGAGCTGGCCTGATCCGGAGGAGGCCTTCATGCTTATGGTCAAACTCACAGAG GATGTGTGTAAGATTGCGTCAACATACTGTCAGATGCTGAAGGCTCGTGTGAAGGAGCTCTCTGTAGACTCAGATCATGGCAGTGCTATAAACATG TTATGTGTAGTGGTGAATGATCTGGAGCATCTGCACACTGTTTTGACACGCCTACCACAGCAGCTGAACTGGGAGGGGCTTCGGGAACGTACGCGGCATGGGATTGGAGAGGCTCAGTTCCAGAACACGCTTCCATCGCAGCTGCAACACACACAGTCCGCCCTTAACCGAGAGATCCGCACTGCGGTTGACACACTCGGGAAGAAG CTGAAAAGAGATATTGAGATACACGTTAGCAACATGGCTTCACGTCATAGGCTTCCCTCCAGATCGACAGAAGAG GCTGTGGTTCCTTTAATGAAATATCTGGAGACAGAACTTCAGTATATGAATGAAAATCTGGTACAAGAAAATTTTAACAG TCTTCTTACACCATTGTGGATGAACTCGGTTAAGATTCTGCAACAGATGTCTACACAGGAAGACAGTAACCTGATTTACTTTCAGAGATTACTGTACACACTGCAG TGTTTAGAACAGTGTTTTCATGCTGAAGGGAATGGGCTTCCTCTTGAGACACTACATACTGATGAATACAAG acacTGCGAGCACACTTAACACAAAACTCTTTAAGCTGTAATCAGCTGATAGAGAAATTCTTTGAGAGAAAAGTGTGGGAACAG AAAGTGTTTAATGGAGAGAAATATGGAGCCGTCACTCTGATCACCTCATACAAACGCTTAGACCAGAAACTGCATGTAGAGGTGCTCAACGCTGTCAACCTCACCCCTCTTGACTCAAATG GTTCCAGTGATCCTTTTGTTCAGCTGTCTCTAAAACCAAAGCATGTGTTCCCTGCGATTGAGCCACGATCCACCAAGATCAAGCACTGCGATCTCCACCCATTGTTTGAAGAGTCCTTTGAATT TCTCATTACTTTAGAGCAGTGTCAGTCTCCAGGAGCATGCCTGTTGGTGACAGTGCTGGACCATGACACTTTAAGCAGTGATGACTTTGAAGGAGAAGCGTTCCTCTCTCTGAAGGCGGTGCCTGGAGTTGGGGGCGGAGGCAATAACCCTACGCCTGCACAGATACGCCTACCTCTGATGCACCCCAAACCCAACA GTGACAATTTCTTGAAGTTACTTGAGGCCAGGAAAGGTGAAAGAGATGCTCAGGTCTTTGTTAAACTACGCAGACAGAGAGAAAAGCAGTCTCAAGAAGCTTAA
- the LOC127422949 gene encoding protein unc-13 homolog D-like isoform X2, whose translation MSLFQVKVRNSCKGSDGLAKNMVPVQDGASKQRESLLIPPKEAHTESPESNRIRPRQASPARRIGMTRRWNDKKDFKDIQNPEESEKKHKETELKPLYRELLYTITHRLGKTHTKEKYSAKELQDYIREAFSMTEAEHESLSEKVQSSLIPVYCLMVTVKQAKGILGKDVSGFSDPYCLLSMLHEDKEPHSAGSSHKPQKAVVRNSAKGQVFQTSIKKQTLNPIWDETFKLEFDDISSVNFHIEMWDKDEEVSLVQKLDEFRTHIQGLKRMIKDARKEKGQDDFLGYVVLKLKDLHCTEDNWFTLEPRTETYPDRGQCHLQLKFIHKERDETLSSGRSHYVNYCGILQQFVQAHISKQQDSNPWKGELCGEGTALLEYYATQNDISPFLQDLAKWVAYSKLYQNLEVDSTVLFQQLTSIEYHWDHQELPQQQKQELGDSLHGFLQYGLCLVSKYRDIYSPTPKTTPRLHTLLRVLVQICKTRAFQKLNPANFDLHVEVIDAVATGTVEWFNIKKGLHQPMTKDLLETVSALSRLIGEVQEDIRFSKDVWNKVFVSAVQLDVFTVVYHKLDSLLADELKATFSQLENQMDQPLANSLFPVYLALQAIHKDKAFLQKRGKLLQLTSFHEDFRDALPYWLNKAFSTTMERVEKAVQVDQLQPLQTGTVPIKHSSSAVDIAACLHPIAQLWEQLSWPDPEEAFMLMVKLTEDVCKIASTYCQMLKARVKELSVDSDHGSAINMLCVVVNDLEHLHTVLTRLPQQLNWEGLRERTRHGIGEAQFQNTLPSQLQHTQSALNREIRTAVDTLGKKLKRDIEIHVSNMASRHRLPSRSTEEAVVPLMKYLETELQYMNENLVQENFNSLLTPLWMNSVKILQQMSTQEDSNLIYFQRLLYTLQCLEQCFHAEGNGLPLETLHTDEYKTLRAHLTQNSLSCNQLIEKFFERKVWEQKVFNGEKYGAVTLITSYKRLDQKLHVEVLNAVNLTPLDSNGSSDPFVQLSLKPKHVFPAIEPRSTKIKHCDLHPLFEESFELRHGFNHWSRMDYFNAAFMSFLELQSYGHIHLHCMDQQS comes from the exons ATGAGTCTCTTTCAAGTGAAGGTCAGAAACAGCTGTAAAGGGAGTGACGGGCTTGCTAAAAACATGGTACCAGTCCAAGATGGGGCATCCAAACAAAGGGAAAGCCTACTTATTCCCCCTAAAGAG GCCCATACGGAAAGTCCAGAGTCCAATAGGATCCGACCGAGGCAG GCCTCCCCTGCACGGAGAATTGGTATGACCAGAAGATGGAACGATAAAAAG GATTTCAAGGACATACAGAACCCAGAAGAGAGTGAGAAGAAACATAAAGAGACAGAG CTCAAGCCACTGTACAGGGAACTTCTGTACACAATCACTCATCGATtaggaaaaacacacacaaaagagaaATACAGTGCCAAAGAGTTGCAAGACTACATCAGAGAG GCATTTTCCATGACAGAGGCAGAGCATGAAAGCTTGAGTGAAAAAGTCCAAAGCTCATTG ATTCCAGTCTACTGCCTGATGGTTACAGTGAAGCAAGCCAAAGGTATTCTTGGGAAAGATGTCAGTG GATTCAGTGATCCATATTGCCTGCTGTCGATGCTACATGAAGACAAGGAGCCTCATAGTGCCGGCTCTTCACACAAACCCCAGAAAGCAGTAGTGCGGAACTCGGCTAAAGGGCAGGTGTTCCAGACAAGCATAAAGAAACAGACCCTCAACCCCATCTGGGATGAGACCTTCAAACT GGAGTTTGACGACATCTCAAGTGTCAATTTCCACATCGAGATGTG GGACAAAGATGAGGAGGTGTCACTAGTGCAAAAACTTGATGAGTTTCGCACACACATCCAAGGACTTAAAAG GATGATAAAGGATGCAAGAAAGGAGAAAGGCCAAGATGATTTTTTGGGTTATGTTGTTCTGAAATTAAAG GACTTGCATTGCACAGAGGACAACTGGTTTACCCTGGAGCCCCGAACAGAGACATATCCAGACAGAGGACAGTGTCATCTTCAGCTTAAATTCATTCATAAAGAG CGAGATGAAACCCTGAGTTCTGGAAGGAGTCATTATGTGAACTACTGTGGCATCCTGCAACAGTTTGTTCAAGCCCATATCTCTAAGCAACAG GACAGTAACCCATGGAAAGGAGAGCTGTGTGGGGAGGGGACGGCCCTGCTTGAGTACTACGCCACTCAGAATGACATTTCACCTTTTCTTCAAGACTTGGC GAAGTGGGTCGCATACAGTAAACTGTACCAAAACCTAGAGGTGGACTCAACGGTGCTTTTTCAGCAGCTAACCAGTATAGAGTATCACTGGGACCATCAGGAACTTCCCCAACAACAA AAACAGGAGTTAGGTGATTCTCTGCATGGGTTTCTGCAGTATGGGCTCTGCTTGGTGTCCAAATACAGAGACATCTATTCTCCAACCCCCAAAACAACACCACGGCTACATACACTGCTGAG gGTTCTTGTCCAGATTTGTAAAACTCGAGCATTTCAGAAACTAAATCCTGCTAATTTTGACTTACATGTTGAGGTCATCGATGCTGTTGCT ACTGGCACAGTAGAGTGGTTTAACATCAAAAAAGGTTTACATCAGCCCATGACTAAG GATCTGCTGGAAACTGTCAGCGCTCTCTCTCGGTTGATTGGAGAAGTGCAAGAAGACATCCGGTTCAGTAAAGATGTCTGGAACAAGGTGTTTGTCAG tgctgTGCAGTTGGATGTTTTCACTGTAGTTTACCATAAGCTTGACTCCCTG TTGGCTGATGAGTTAAAAGCTACATTCTCTCAGTTGGAAAATCAAATGGATCAGCCGCTGGCGAACAGCCTGTTTCCTGTGTATCTTGCCTTGCAAGCAATACACAAAGACAAAGCCTTCTTACAAAAAAG GGGGAAGTTGCTGCAGCTCACAAGTTTCCATGAGGACTTCAGAGATGCTCTTCCATACTGGTTAAACAAAGCCTTTAGCACCACAATGGAGAGGGTGGAAAAGGCCGTACAAGTGGATCAG TTGCAGCCACTGCAAACCGGAACAGTTCCCATCAAGCACAGCTCTTCTGCAGTGGACATTGCAGCATGTTTACATCCTATTGCACAGCTCTGGGAACAGTTGAGCTGGCCTGATCCGGAGGAGGCCTTCATGCTTATGGTCAAACTCACAGAG GATGTGTGTAAGATTGCGTCAACATACTGTCAGATGCTGAAGGCTCGTGTGAAGGAGCTCTCTGTAGACTCAGATCATGGCAGTGCTATAAACATG TTATGTGTAGTGGTGAATGATCTGGAGCATCTGCACACTGTTTTGACACGCCTACCACAGCAGCTGAACTGGGAGGGGCTTCGGGAACGTACGCGGCATGGGATTGGAGAGGCTCAGTTCCAGAACACGCTTCCATCGCAGCTGCAACACACACAGTCCGCCCTTAACCGAGAGATCCGCACTGCGGTTGACACACTCGGGAAGAAG CTGAAAAGAGATATTGAGATACACGTTAGCAACATGGCTTCACGTCATAGGCTTCCCTCCAGATCGACAGAAGAG GCTGTGGTTCCTTTAATGAAATATCTGGAGACAGAACTTCAGTATATGAATGAAAATCTGGTACAAGAAAATTTTAACAG TCTTCTTACACCATTGTGGATGAACTCGGTTAAGATTCTGCAACAGATGTCTACACAGGAAGACAGTAACCTGATTTACTTTCAGAGATTACTGTACACACTGCAG TGTTTAGAACAGTGTTTTCATGCTGAAGGGAATGGGCTTCCTCTTGAGACACTACATACTGATGAATACAAG acacTGCGAGCACACTTAACACAAAACTCTTTAAGCTGTAATCAGCTGATAGAGAAATTCTTTGAGAGAAAAGTGTGGGAACAG AAAGTGTTTAATGGAGAGAAATATGGAGCCGTCACTCTGATCACCTCATACAAACGCTTAGACCAGAAACTGCATGTAGAGGTGCTCAACGCTGTCAACCTCACCCCTCTTGACTCAAATG GTTCCAGTGATCCTTTTGTTCAGCTGTCTCTAAAACCAAAGCATGTGTTCCCTGCGATTGAGCCACGATCCACCAAGATCAAGCACTGCGATCTCCACCCATTGTTTGAAGAGTCCTTTGAATT gagacatggatttaaccactggagtcgtatggattactttaatgcagcCTTTATGAgttttttggagctgcaaagttATGGccacattcatttgcattgtatggaccaacagagctga